From Grus americana isolate bGruAme1 chromosome 22, bGruAme1.mat, whole genome shotgun sequence, the proteins below share one genomic window:
- the LOC129195519 gene encoding keratin, type I cytoskeletal 10-like yields the protein MSCNIKETITVSSKGRSSGGSCIIGGGGGARISSYGIGSGRGFSGRSYCGGVNYGGGLSVGSLAGGSYGGGNCYGNGLGFGLGGGVVVGGLGGDCLLSSCDEKVTMQNLNDRLASYLDKVKCLEKENAELECRIREWYATQGLSCEPRDYSCYYKEIEDLQNQIVCATIDNNKIILDIDNSRMAADDFRVKYETELALRQSVEADINGLRQVLDQLTLCRSDLEAQLESLREELCCLKKNHEEEMNCLRKQSTGDVSVEVNACPGPDLRQILEDLRCQYETLIARNRKEVEDWYECKIEEVNREVITSGQEVETCNNQVTELRRQLQALEIDLQAQLSQRNNLESSLAETECQYNTLLGELQNQITCVEQQLAEIRAEIECQNQEYKTLLDVKCRLEQEIQTYRCLLEGGQQDLMYVDLSVNK from the exons ATGAGTTGCAACATTAAGGAGACTATTACTGTGTCTAGCAAAGGCAGGAGCAGTGGTGGCAGCTGTATCATTGGTGGTGGTGGCGGAGCACGGATTTCTTCCTATGGGATAGGCAGTGGCAGAGGTTTTTCTGGAAGGAGTTACTGCGGCGGAGTGAATTATGGAGGGGGACTGAGTGTTGGTAGCTTGGCTGGTGGGAGCTATGGAGGTGGCAACTGCTATGGCAATGGCCTTGGTTTTGGCCTTGGAGGTGGTGTGGTTGTTGGTGGTCTTGGTGGCGACTGTTTGCTTTCATCCTGCGATGAGAAGGTCACCATGCAAAATCTCAATGACCGCCTGGCCTCCTATCTGGACAAGGTGAAGTGCTTAGAGAAGGAGAATGCTGAACTGGAGTGCAGAATCAGAGAGTGGTACGCGACACAGGGTCTCTCCTGTGAGCCCCGGGACTACAGCTGCTATTACAAGGAAATTGAAGATCTTCAAAATCAG ATTGTCTGCGCAACCATTGATAACAACAAGATCATTCTGGACATTGATAACAGCAGGATGGCTGCTGATGATTTCCGTGTGAA GTACGAGACAGAGCTGGCCCTGCGCCAGAGCGTGGAGGCTGACATTAACGGCTTACGCCAAGTCCTGGACCAGCTGACGCTCTGCAGGTCTGACCTGGAGGCACAGCTGGAGTCGTTGCGGGAGGAGCTCTGCTGCCTGAAGAAGAACCACGAGGAG GAAATGAATTGTCTGAGGAAACAATCAACTGGAGACGTGAGTGTGGAGGTCAATGCTTGCCCTGGACCAGATCTCAGGCAAATCTTGGAGGATTTGAGATGCCAGTATGAAACACTGATAGCGCGCAACCGCAAGGAAGTTGAGGATTGGTATGAGTGCAAG ATTGAGGAGGTGAATCGGGAGGTTATTACAAGCGGCCAGGAGGTAGAGACGTGCAACAACCAGGTCACCGAACTGAGACGCCAACTGCAAGCCCTGGAAATCGATCTGCAGGCTCAGCTCAGCCAG agaaataatttggaaTCCTCTCTGGCTGAGACTGAGTGCCAGTACAACACCCTCCTCGGTGAGCTACAGAACCAGATCACATGCGTGGAGCAGCAATTGGCTGAAATAAGAGCGGAAATAGAGTGCCAGAACCAGGAATACAAGACCTTATTGGACGTCAAGTGCCGTTTGGAGCAGGAGATTCAGACCTACCGGTGCTTGTTGGAAGGAGGACAGCAGGACCTTATGTATGTAGATCTCTCagtgaataaatga
- the LOC129195623 gene encoding keratin, type I cytoskeletal 19-like, with translation MSCSIKQTTGSLRGRTSGGSCVIGGGGGGGGARISSVSSGRYTTCGIGGSRGFSGRSYCGGVNYGGGLSTGSLVGGNYGGGLGAAVLGGCSGIGFSGGSARFGGGIGGGLGIGLGGGVVGGGFAGDGILLSGDEKVTMQNLNDRLASYLDKVRCLEQENADLECRIREWYAKQGPFCEPRDYSCYYKEIEDLQNQIVCATIDNNKIILNIDNSRMTADDFRVKYETELALRQSVEADINGLRQVLDQLTLCRSDLEAQLESLREELCCLKKNHEEEMNCLRKQSTGDVSVEVNACPGPDLRKILEEMRCQYETLIERNRKEVEDWYECKIEEVNREVITSGQEVETCNNQVTELRRQLQALEIDLQAQLSQRDNLESSLAETECRYNNHLAELQSQITCVEQQLADLRAEMECQNQEYKILLDVKCRLEQEIHTYRCLLEGGQQDLIQQGGIGQSSGLGGGVARTSGIGGGGIIRTTHTYTSSSQMPSCAAAEIQVPCRRICD, from the exons ATGAGTTGTAGTATTAAGCAGACAACTGGCTCTCTCAGGGGCAGGACCAGTGGTGGCAGCTGTGttattggtggtggtggtggtggtggaggagcaCGGATCTCCTCAGTCTCCTCTGGAAGATACACGACTTGTGGGATAGGTGGTAGCCGAGGGTTTTCTGGTAGAAGCTACTGTGGTGGTGTGAATTACGGAGGAGGACTGAGCACTGGCAGTTTGGTTGGTGGAAACTATGGAGGTGGCTTAGGAGCCGCTGTCCTCGGAGGATGTTCAGGCATTGGATTCAGCGGTGGCAGTGCTCGCTTTGGCGGTGGCATTGGAGGTGGCCTTGGTATTGGTCTTGGTGGAGGGGTAGTTGGAGGGGGTTTTGCTGGTGATGGCATTCTTCTTTCTGGTGACGAAAAGGTCACCATGCAGAACCTTAACGACCGCCTGGCTTCTTACCTGGACAAGGTGAGGTGCCTGGAACAAGAGAATGCGGACCTGGAGTGCAGGATCAGGGAGTGGTATGCCAAGCAGGGCCCTTTTTGTGAGCCACGGGACTACAGCTGCTATTATAAAGAAATAGAAGATCTTCAAAATCAG ATTGTCTGCGCAACCATAGACAACAACAAGATCATTTTGAACATCGACAACAGCAGGATGACAGCCGACGACTTCCGAGTGAA GTACGAGACGGAGCTGGCCCTGCGCCAGAGCGTGGAGGCTGACATTAACGGCTTACGCCAAGTCCTGGACCAGCTGACGCTCTGCAGGTCTGACCTGGAGGCACAGCTGGAGTCGCTGCGGGAGGAGCTCTGCTGCCTGAAGAAGAACCATGAGGAG GAAATGAACTGTCTGAGGAAACAATCAACTGGAGACGTGAGTGTGGAGGTCAACGCCTGCCCTGGCCCAGACCTGAGGAAGATCCTGGAGGAGATGAGATGCCAGTATGAAACACTGATTGAACGCAACCGCAAAGAAGTTGAGGATTGGTATGAGTGCAAG ATTGAGGAGGTGAATCGGGAGGTTATTACAAGCGGTCAGGAGGTAGAGACGTGCAACAACCAGGTCACCGAACTGAGACGCCAACTGCAAGCCCTGGAAATCGATCTGCAGGCTCAGCTCAGCCAG AGGGACAACCTGGAATCCTCTCTGGCTGAGACAGAGTGTCGTTACAACAACCACCTTGCTGAACTCCAGAGCCAGATCACATGcgtggagcagcagctggctgaTCTGCGTGCAGAAATGGAGTGCCAGAACCAAGAGTACAAGATCCTGCTGGACGTCAAATGCCGTCTGGAGCAGGAGATCCATACGTACCGCTGCCTGCTGGAGGGCGGACAGCAGGATCTTAT TCAGCAAGGAGGAATCGGTCAGTCTTCGGGTCTAGGAGGAGGAGTTGCAAGAACAAGTGGAATAGGAGGAGGAGGTATCATTAGAACAACCCACACTTACACTTCATCTTCCcagatgccatcctgtgcagcTGCGGAGATACAAG TGCCTTGCAGAAGGATTTGTGATTAA
- the LOC129195438 gene encoding keratin, type I cytoskeletal 13-like: protein MSCAVRQVVTACSQGRGSAGSSAAGSGRKVSSASSGRHAAYDLGGAVGNFSGDSLSEGFLGKQLSANSAAGGSFGATQRACSTLGFSGGGICTRGIGGGFTRAGAGCGDGILFANNEKATMQNLNDRLASYLDKVRLLEGDNADLECKIREWYAKVGPSCEPRDYSCFHKEIEDLQNQILCAAMETNKILLNIDNNRMTADDFRVKYETECGLRQNVDADICNLRPVLDQLASCRTDLQLQCEALTEEMCCLKTNHEEEMNCLRKQATGDVNVEVNACPGPDLRKILEDLRCQYETLMERNRKETEQWYACKVEEVNLEVITSSQEIESSNKQVTELRRQLQALEINVQAQLTMKENLESSLAETECRYNKYLAELQSQISCVEQRLAEIRAEMECQNQEYKTLLDVKCRLEQEIQTYHCLLEGGQHDIIGPVGRGVPATSAGRSGGLKASLVQPCLP from the exons ATGAGCTGTGCCGTCAGGCAGGTCGTTACTGCCTGTTCCCAAGGCagaggcagcgcaggcagctctgcagctgggagtGGAAGGAAGGTCTCCTCCGCCTCCTCGGGAAGACACGCTGCCTATGACTTAGGGGGTGCAGTTGGCAATTTTTCTGGTGACAGTTTAAGTGAAGGATTTCTTGGGAAGCAGCTGAGCGCCAacagtgctgctggtgggagctTTGGAGCTACCCAGAGGGCTTGTTCTACCCTTGGATTCAGCGGTGGAGGCATCTGCACTCGAGGCATTGGTGGTGGCTTCACCAGGGCTGGCGCCGGTTGTGGTGATGGGATCTTATTTGCTAACAACGAAAAGGCGACGATGCAGAACCTCAACGACCGCCTGGCCTCCTACCTGGACAAGGTGCGACTTCTGGAGGGAGACAACGCCGACCTGGAGTGCAAGATCAGGGAGTGGTATGCCAAGGTAGGGCCCAGCTGCGAGCCACGGGACTACAGCTGTTTTCATAAGGAAATCGAAGACCTTCAGAACCAG ATCCTCTGTGCAGCCATGGAGACTAACAAAATCCTTCTGAATATTGATAACAACAGGATGACTGCCGACGACTTCAGAGTGAA GTACGAGACTGAATGTGGTCTCCGGCAAAATGTGGATGCAGACATCTGCAACTTACGGCCCGTCCTGGACCAGCTGGCCAGCTGCAGGACCGACCTGCAGCTACAGTGTGAGGCTCTGACTGAAGAGATGTGTTGTCTGAAGACGAACCACGAGGAG GAAATGAACTGTCTGAGGAAACAGGCGACTGGAGACGTGAACGTGGAGGTCAACGCCTGCCCTGGCCCAGACCTGAGGAAGATCTTGGAGGATCTGAGGTGCCAGTATGAAACGCTGATGGAGCGCAACCGCAAAGAGACTGAGCAGTGGTATGCCTGCAAG GTGGAAGAGGTGAATCTGGAGGTCATCACAAGCAGCCAGGAGATTGAGTCAAGCAACAAACAGGTCACCGAGCTGAGACGTCAGCTGCAGGCCTTAGAAATCAACGTACAAGCCCAGCTCACCATG aaagaaaacctgGAATCCTCTTTGGCAGAAACCGAATGTCGCTACAACAAATACCTGGCTGAGCTACAGAGCCAGATCTCCTGCGTGGAGCAGCGGCTGGCTGAAATACGAGCAGAAATGGAGTGCCAGAACCAGGAGTACAAGACCCTCCTGGACGTCAAATGCCGCTTGGAGCAGGAGATTCAGACCTACCACTGCCTGCTGGAGGGGGGACAGCATGACATCAT AGGGCCAGTGGGAAGAGGAGTCCCTGCAACATCTGCTGGAAGAAGTGGTGGGCTTAAAGCCAGCCTGGTTCAGCCGTGCCTGCCCTAA